The Triticum urartu cultivar G1812 chromosome 6, Tu2.1, whole genome shotgun sequence genome includes the window ACCAACAATGGAACAAACACGAGATATTTGGACATTGTTAAGTCTAAGATGGCGCACTAGCTCCCTAGTCATCTGATCTATGCGACTACGGGAGTTCCACTGTCTTTTCTCACCGCAACTAACAAAAAGAGGATGGTTGTGGTCGTCAATAAACTTACGGACATACCAAGAATCATCATCCGCGCGCAACAAGGTCAAGCGCGACAAGCACCCAGTACGAGTGGTACGTGAACAATCGCTAGAGTCCCGACCCTGGTTCAACACAAAATGTGAAAGAAATGAAAAGGCTAGACACAAcaaaaatatgttaaacaaactAAAGCAAATCGCACAGCAGTTGGAAAAAACCTCGCAAGCGCATACGATGTCCTGTCTTGTTTTGCGGCCAGACTTGCCGCATCGACTTCGTCCGTACCGTTTCCCGAAGCCCTGCTCCCAGGAAAACATGTTGTAGAACTCGTACGCTTCTTCAGCAGACTCAAATACGAACCCCTCAGTAGGCTCGAATATGCAACGCTCGCCACGACCAGAAGCTTCACGCAATGCGCGTTCGACGGCACCATAGTTCCAAGTTGTGGGTAAGCGAGGACCAACTACGCGCCTAGAGGGACAATTAAAAAAATACTAAACGTTATCTAGGTAGAGATAAAAACAATGCTATCCGCTAAAATAACAATCACAGTTGCCCAGGGAGCAAAAAAATACCTGTCGGGGATGCTCCTGGACTGAAAGGCACCACTAGGATCGGATACAGGAGGAACCATGGGGGTGATCTCGAGTTTGGGACTTGGATGCAGGCGCTGAGCTAGCAATGGATGATTCGAGCTAGCATACAAAGGTGGCGATTATATAGGGGGAGGGAAAACCGAACTTGGCGGGAAGAGTTGGCCGGAAACATCGCTCCCGCGCAATAAAGGCGCGCACATTACTACTTGGCGCGAAGAGAGGTCGAAGAACACATACGTAATGCAAATGAGGTGGTTGCTGGGGAGAGAAGAAAGGACGACAAGACTACCAGGAAACGAGACAAGATTATGTATGGGACCCTGCAGCCAATGAAGAAAGCTGGTGGCAACATGGTCTGTATAAAATATATGAATTGGACATGCAGGCCAATAAAGTTTCGCCACATGGCAATAGCCATGAAGCTAGCGCTACGATACGTATGGAAACCCATAAGGAGGGGGGCACGCCAATGATGTGTCGACAAGTGGCAGTAGGCATGCAGCCTACATTTTTTTACTAGGCATGCGTAGCCCATGCAGAGTACGTGCCTAGTGCCTAGGGGTGTGCACGGACAAGCCAGAGATTCGAACGCACTTATATTAAAATATAAAGGGGAGACGCATGACATGCGGACCACCGAAGAATCGACACGCACCATTTGTCCATGCAGCTATAGGAAGCTACATAGAgaaataagataggccatccggAAACATTGGGCAAAGGCAGATGTTACGATACGAAAAATGACAAATACCGCTTTGACAAGTGGCAGCTGGCACGACCCAAAAGAATGATACACTGCCCTGTCTAATCTATTACGACGGAGACAGTAGCGTTTAGCAAAGGAAAACAGATAGTACGCACGCAGCAGCCAACACCGTCAAAGAGAAAATGGGCTAGGCGGCACAGACTAGGCGAGAAAGCAGATGATTTTTCCACAGGCGCAGAAAGGTACTATCTTAAAACATAAAAAAAACCGAAGGACTGTGCGAAAAGACGCACTACTTGCAACGCTAATTTCAGCAACACATTTCTTGCAACAGTCATACAATATACAAGCCATAACAGACAAGGTAATGAGATAGAACACGAGATAATATTATTTTTAGAGACAAGCTCTTCGAAACATAACATGTAAATAAAAACACGATACAGATTGCCGAAGCCACATCAGCAGGCACACTTCAGAAACGGAAACAGGATACAAAATGCCGAACCCACAAGCCACATCAGCAGGCGCACATCAGAAACGGTCGTGCTCATACAGCTTGAACGCAGCAGCATCGCCGCGTGCATAACAAAACTCGCGGTCGACCGTAGACACGCGATGGAAGGACAGTATGACACCGAACGCAGCATGCACTTGCGATTCGAGCATCGCGGCGTCCTCGATGCTTCTAGTAGAAACATACATAACACCGGCGGGGCTCTCTGATATGTCGTAGTGCTTGTGGCCGAGCAAAGCCATGAGAGCAGTCGTAGCCATGAAGAGCTTGCCACAAATAGCTGTCTCAGAAGCGAAGTGGAGCCTTAGGAGATTCTGAGCTGGGACAGAATCAACGACGTTGAAGAAGATGCGCAATGCTTTGGCTGCATCGACAACGACATCATCGTCCGCAGGGGGGTGAGGGTGACGTAGGAGCGGCAGGGGGACAGGCGCTGAAGGAGTTGACGAGTTCCTTGCCTTCTTAGCTCTAGCCGACCTGCATTAGTGACAAACTATAAAGTTAGCAAAAAAAGGTTGCGTGAAAAACATCTCCAATGGTAGTAAGGACAAACCTGGTGAGAACAACATTGTCTTCATCGCTGTCCATGGGGCGCTGGAGCAACGAAAAAACAAGGAACAAAATTAAGTAAACGATTTTTTTGTTTGGCGGGGTGAAAATAAAGTGTTCGCACACACGAAGGAAGCAAACCTTCAAAGCTGCTCTAGAGGGAGGGGCCATCTGTGCATGCAAACAAGAGAAGGAGCGCAAAGAGTGAATGGAAGAGTGTGTGGATTGGGGAGGTTATATAGGGCTAGGGATGGGTAGACTGAATAAACTACCACCATATGTGCATCCTGTCCAGCAACAAATGCATATCAAAAGCCCACAAGCCCAACTACCAGCCCACCATCATGTTCAAGCCCAAGGGGAACTTTACAGGTCAGCTAGTATCTAGGTTGTGGCAGGAATATGATAGCCTGGCAATCACAGGCGCAGGCAGGACTCTGCCAAAAAGTGCAATGCACGATGGGGCGAATCGAACGGCAGCTGCTGCATGCGTAGCTGCCACCCCCCGGTGCACAGCTACCACCATGCACATAAATTCGCCTCTCTATCACATATACCAtttgtgatgccggccttcttgtccgctaagtatttggggcagttccgcttccagtgaccacttcccttgcaataaaagcactcagtctcgggcttgggtccattcttcggcttcttcctggcagcttgcttaccgggcgcggcaactcccttgccgtccttcttgaagttcttcttacccttgcctttcttgaacttagtggttttattcaccatcaacacttgatgttcctttttgacttctacctctgctgatttcagcattgcaaatacttcaggaatggtcttttccatcccctgcatattgaagttcatcacaaagctcttgtagcttggtggaagcgactgaaggattctgtcaatgaccgcgtcatccgggagattaactcccagctgagtcaagcagttatgcaacccagacattttgagtatgtgctcactgacagaactattttcctccatcttacagctgaagaacatgtcggagacttcatatctctcgacccgggcatgagcttggaaaaccattttcagctcttcgaacatctcatatgctccgtgtcgctcaaaacgcttttggagccccggttctaagctgtaaagcatgccgcactgaacgagggagtaatcatcagcacgtgtctgccaagcgttcataacgtcttggttctgtgggacgggtgcgtcacctagcggtgcttctaggacataatctttcttggcagctatgaggatgatcctcaggttccggacccagtccgtatagttgctgccatcgtctttcagcttggttttctctaggaacgcgttgaagttgaggacaacgttggccatttgatctacaagacatattgtaaagattttatactaagttcatgataattaagttcatctaatcaaattattcaatgaactcccacttacataaacatccctccagtcatctaagtataacatgatccgagttgactaggctgtgtccgatcatcacgtgagacggactagtcaacatcggtgaacatcttcatgttgatcgtatcttctatacgactcatgctcgaccttttggtcttctgtgttccgaggccatgtctgtacatgctaggctcgtcaagtcaacctaagtgtattgcgtgtgtaaatctgtcttacacctgttgtatgtgaacgttggaatctatcacacccgatcatcacgtggtgcttcgaaacaacgaactgtcgcaacggcgcacagttagggggaacactttcttgaaattattatgagggatcatcttatttactaccgtcgttctaagtaaacaagatgcaaaaacatgataaacatcacatgcaatcaaataatagtgacatgatatggccaatatcatatagctcctttgatctccatcttggggctccatgatcatcttgtcaccggcatgacaccatgatctccatcatcatgatctccatcatcgtgtcttcttgaagttgtctcgtcatctattacttctactactatggctaacgctttagcaataaagtaaagtaattacatgacgtttatgttgacacgcaggtcataaataaataaagacaactcctatggctcctgccggttttcatactcatcgacatgcaagtcgtgattcctattacaagaacatgatcaatctcatacatcacatatatcattcatcattcatcacaacctttggccatatcacatcacaaaacacttgctgcaaaaacaagttagacgtcctctaattgttgttgcaagtttttacgtggctgctataggtttctagcaagaacgtttcttacctacgccaaaaccacaacgtgaattgccaatttctatttacccttcataaggaccctgttcatcgaatccaatccgactaaagtgggagagacagacacccgccagccaccttatgcaactagtgcatgtcagtcggtggaaccggtctcacgtaagcgtacgtgtaaggttggtccgggccgcttcatcccacgatgccgccgaatcaagataagactagtaacggcaagcaaattgacaatatcgacgcccacaactactttgtgttctactcgtgcatagtaactacgcatagacctagctcatgatgccactgttggagattgtagcagaaaacaaaaaaaatcctacgtttcaccaagatcaatctatggagtcaactagcaacgagaggagagtgcatctacatacccttgtagatcgcgcgtggaagcgttcaagagaatggggatGATGGattcgtactcgccgtgatccaaatcaccgatgaccaagtgccgaatagacgacacctccgcgttcaacacacgtacggagcggataacatctcctccttcttgatccagcaagggggaaggataggttgatgaagatccagcagcacgacggcgtggtggtggatgcagcagtgatcgcagcagggcttcgccgagcttctacgagagggagaggtgtagcaggggagagggaggcgccaaggatTGAGGTGTTtcttccctccctcccccctcctttatataggccccctaggggggtgcgccgtCCCTAGGatatgggatctcctaggggggcggcggccaagggggtggagtacccccccaaggcaagtggaggcgccccctcccctagggttcccaaccctaggcgcatggggggcccaagggggggggtgcaccagcccactatgggctggttcccctccccacttcagcccatggggccctccgggatgggtggccccacccggtggacccccgggacccatccggtggtcccggtacaataccagtgaccccgaaactttcccgatggccgaaactacacttcctatatataattcttcacctccggacaattccggaactccttgtgatgtccaggatctcatccgggactccgaacaactttcggattactgcatactcatatctatacaaccctagcgtcaccgaaccttaagtgtgtagaccctacgggttcgggagacaagcagacatgaccgagacgactctctggtcaataaccaacagcgggatctggatacccatgttggctcccacatgctcctcgatgatctcatcggatgaaccacgatgtcgaggacctaatcaatcccgtactcaattccctttgtcaatcggtacgttacttgctcgagactcgatcgtcggtatcccaataccttgttcagtctcgttaccggcaagtcactttactcataccgtaatgcatgatcccgtgatcaaccacttgatcacattgagctcattatgatgatgcattaccgagtgggcccagagatacctctccgtcatacggagtgacaagtCCCAGtttcgattcgtgccaacccaacagacactttcagagatacctgtaatgtacctttatagtcacccagttacgttgtgacgtttggcacacccaaggcactcctacggtatccgggagttgcacaatctcatggtctaaggaaatgatacttgacatccagaaaagctacagcaaacgaactacacgatctttgtgctatgcttaggtttgggtcttgtccatcacatcattctcctaatgatgtgatcccgttatcaatgacatccccatgtccatagccaggaaaccatgactatctgttgatcaacgagctagtcaactagaggctcactagggacacattgtggtctatgtattcacacatgtattacgatttccggataatacaattatagcatgaataatagacaattatcatgaacaaggaaatataataatcattttattattgcctctagggcatatttccaacacgtacttagaccggcacaataccagtttgaatgactatgtttgcttgttgttaaatgttaggcctgtTGTAGTTAACccacctttccacttgttttgctttactagcgtgcttaaacctgcacactgaagctatcttttggagattattttgtctgtcatggataattttggttgatgtttagtctgttgtgcttaacatgcctctcgatgtacctacacaggacaattttgggaacgactgctgttgtccatcgaggttagtttcatcccatggcttatatatactcactattcaggatatcggtagctggtaccatatagtcCGGGgactgataagggactaatcgatGAATCAGACTTTTAATTGAATATATCTGTaacccatttatcgttaggttaactagggccatatgtaatatatcagAGGCTCATAGCAACAcgcactgtacttaatgtctaaatatgcaatcctaggctacatagcaacaagagtgttaccttaatgttctgatgatgtctagatatacgtagaagagtagcagcagcagcagcaacaacaacaacacaaccctgtttggatactcaacttagctagaggttagagttagtttcttgctcatgactaaccctaaactaactccatccaaaaagttgtttggatgacagggttagattgCCAATAAATGCACTatgagaactagctccaattagcacctcttgggttggatagtttttttgggtgggttagatgcaactagctcaaactagccctcatgtttggatatactttagggctatttgagcccgaactagctcaaactaactctaacccatggatacagcagcagttaatcagccggtaatttgtaagaatgcaataaactccttccggcccataatataagatgttaattcatctaatatgtgagtattggatgttataagatattataaaagagtgttgtactacatcattgtgcaattgttgtttagcttctaatattaactcggtgcttttaggtacatatttcattggtaaagatccgcgcttcgaccctttctgtgtatggggcaatgagatatcaaTGAACcggcatcaagtgaggaagctgataaagattgttagtaaaatgggttaAAATATGgaaattaaactatttgtttacactttatccaagacaacagtgaactgcaggatggtaagtaagaattCTGCatccttctttttactgcccataatgagttgtgttagatgaaaATGTCTAAATatttttcctttgcagtggttgccaaatcagtttactcaagattacctctcaaactacatgattggtgggcatgcaaaggttaaagtatttctaccagaacacgatgattatatagatgttttcatgaagaccatgaaggatgggcggtcggccatcacagggggttggactagagtcgtgtgtgccttctgcatggaggagggcacaatatgggcattccgcttcaccttgttcagcaacccgAATGTATTTTTCCTCTTTCTTTActgtctttaatagtacaagtatataACTGTgcttcatcattctttatttggttcttatgtaattcttgaacatatgtacctatgaatcaaataatgcattggttgtttgaacctgatggatatgaataaagctatagcatacattcaaattcaaattcaaatccgatacaatttgaaatagcagcaattaaattacggGGAAATTACACCCTCCAGGTTGTTatggcacacacggttggtaaaacacaaacgtttgcgatatacaccataatccgacatggttcacagagaggaaacgtgtgcaagcatgcacacagttgccgttttcAAAGCGTGTGTGacgtcagacaatatcacaaacggtgcgggcaaactaaacatttgtgatagttgccttatcgtaaacgattcgcaaccatgaactgtttctaatgaagtatgcatcgtaaatgttgcaccacagaatagtgtgtgcgatagttgtcgtgtaTGACGATGTTACAACGGTCCGACATTTCGTAATCCTGTACGACACTCGTACGACAATTAGATAATCTTCTTAATTAATTATCGTATATGGTTTGGGAAAAGTGAATGTGTGTGATTGTATGCttatcatacacgttctataatagtgaaccatTTGTGATGGGCGGCGCATCataaacgtagcaccacagaataccaaCTGCGATGGCAATGCAAGCACAAACGAGCAGGAGTACTGTACATGCATCTTGGCTCCCTATCCctgatggtttctgggtcgtgtgggaaggaccccctatttcccacactcacttggcgatggttccaaatgtcATTGTGGAAAGGGGTTTAAAatcgtttgtatagcaccgacgcgcaccagtgatcatcatcaccaacaactatcccatcttggggagggaaatcttcatcaacatcttcaacaacaccatctcctctcaaaccctagttcatctgttgtgttaaatctttgcactagaactatagattggtgcttgtgggtgactagtagtgttgattacatcttgtagttgattactatatggtttatttggtggaagattatatgtttagatccaatatgctatttaatacccctctgatcttgagcatgattatcatttgtgagtagttacttttgttcttgaggtcatgggagagaTCTTGtagcaagtaatcatgtgaacttgatatgtgttcgatattttgatggtatgtatgttgtgattcccttagtggtgtcatgtgaacgtcgactacatgacacttcaccatatatgggcctaagggaatgcattgtggagtagttattagatgattggttgtgagagtgacaaaatcttaaaccctagtttgtgcgctattgtgacgcccccgatttgaccgtacactaatcatacacacaaacgtgtacgatcaagatcagggactcatgggaagatatcacaacacaaccctgcaaataaaataagtcatacaagcatcatattacaagccaggggcctcgaaggcttgaatacaagagctcgatcatagacgagtcagcggaagcaacaatatctgagtacagacataagttaaacaagtttgccttaagaaggctaacacaaactgggatacagatcgaaagaggcgcaggcctcctgcctgggatcctcctaaactactcctggtcgccatcaacgggctgcacgtagtagtaggcacctcccgagtagtagtcgtcgtcgacggtggcgtcgggctcctggactccaacgtctggttgcAGTAATCagatataggaaaggggaaaagggggagaaaagcaatcgtgaatactcatccaaagtactcgcaagcaaggagctacactacatatgtatgcattggtatcaaatggaaaaaggGTATCTTATGTgaactgaactgcagaatgccggaataagagggggatagctaatcctgtcgaagactacgcttctggcaacccccgtcttgcagcatgtagaagagagcagactgaagtcctccaagtagcatcgcatagcataatcctacccggcgatcctctcatcgtcgccctgttagagagcgatcactggttgtatctggcacttggaagggtgtgtttcattaagtatccggttctagttgtcataaggtcaaggtacaactccaagtcgtcatgttaccgaagatcacggatattcgaatagattaacttccctgcaggggtgcaccatataacccaacacgctcgatcccatttggccggacacactttcctgggtcatgcccggcctcggaagatcaacacgtcgcagccctacctaggcacaacagagaggtcagcacgccggtctaaatcctatggcgcaggggtctgggcccatcgcccattgcacacctgcacattgcgtacgcggccggagagcagacctagcaacctccattacaaaggaagttgcattacgtggtccaacccggcgcgcgccgctcagtcgctgacgtcacgaaggcttctgctgataccatgacgtcgagtgcccataactgtccctgcgtagatggttagtgcgtataggccagtggccagactcagatcaaataccaagatctcgttaagcgtgttattttgaaataaccacggacgccgaccagggccaggcccacctctctcctaggtggtctcaacctgccctatcgctccgccaTAAAGTAACCGCcgggggccttcgggaactcaggcccacctctaccgggatggagccacctgccccttcagcccccaacatcggaatcactcgcgggtactcctacgagctgacccgactttaatcaccacaagtatcatatattaagtataagtatatacccgtgaccacctcccaggtgatcacggcccgatagtatagcatggcagacagacaagaatgtagggccattgatggtaaactagcatcctatactaagcatttaggattgcaggtaaggtatcaacagctggagcaacaatgacaggctatgcatcggaataggattaacggaaagcagtaacatgctacactactctaatgcaagcagtagagagaagagtaggcgatatctggtgatcaaagggggggcttgcctggttgctctggtaagagagaggggtcgtcaacatcgtagtcgtactgggtagcagcggcgtcggtctcgatgtctagcaagagaagagggggaagagacaataaatataatgcaaacaaatgcatgacaatgcatgacatgacaaagcgtgatgctaggcatgccctaacgcggtacgaggtggtaccggtgaagggggaaaacatccgggaaagtattcccggtgtttcgcgtttttggacagatgaaccggagggggaaagttgcatgttcggtatgctagggatgcgtggcggacgaacaggttgcgtatccggattcgtctcgtcattctgagcaactttcatgtacaaagttttcccaaccgagctacggtttattttattaattttaaaagatttaaatcatatTTGGAATTATCTTATTAATTTAATTAGAAAAAGCAATTC containing:
- the LOC125512324 gene encoding uncharacterized protein LOC125512324 is translated as MAPPSRAALKVCFLRVCEHFIFTPPNKKIVYLILFLVFSLLQRPMDSDEDNVVLTRSARAKKARNSSTPSAPVPLPLLRHPHPPADDDVVVDAAKALRIFFNVVDSVPAQNLLRLHFASETAICGKLFMATTALMALLGHKHYDISESPAGVMYVSTRSIEDAAMLESQVHAAFGVILSFHRVSTVDREFCYARGDAAAFKLYEHDRF